In Streptomyces sp. NBC_00878, a single window of DNA contains:
- a CDS encoding S8 family peptidase has translation MTDQVQPAQGPGASGPGPDGAGFTYRGAEQELIVVARPEARLRAEADGVRSAAGADVSALNMFLSDEQLALQPLFGSEERLQSAAPPPASGDGTLPDLGLFYRVRGVESRAQELRSRIAALPEIATAYVKPGAVPASVGSVGHSTDESRRRKEGAPVTPDFTSRQGYLRPAPEGVDAYWAWQRPGGSGQGVTVIDVEGAWQLGHEDLAAKLAGVVVGTPIQDLAWRNHGTAVIGVIGGDRNEYGITGIVPDTVTAAASFHGIGTAAAIHAAADRLSAGDIILIELHRPGPRFDFQTRDDQRGYIALEWWPDDFAAIRYATAKGVLVVEAAGNGGESLDDAVYERRPDEFPEWWRNPFNPSNRSSGAIVVGAGAPPPGTHGRDHGPDRSRLAFSDYGARVDAQGWGREVTTTGGFWDKPGDLQGGAEEIAWFTDTFSGTSSASPVVVGALAALQGMLRTAGQEPMFPERAREVLRATGSPQQDAPGRPASQRIGNRPDIKAAVAHLLPEAVGSGQAERYWDELLPYPRELPPRLRLFVAGGWRNLNHPSAEIRQAVHSAFAGGRPDVRVWFSDDEIVGLVVTG, from the coding sequence ATGACCGACCAGGTACAGCCGGCGCAGGGCCCGGGAGCGTCCGGGCCAGGGCCTGACGGAGCGGGATTCACCTACCGAGGAGCCGAGCAGGAACTGATCGTCGTCGCACGGCCCGAGGCCCGGCTGCGCGCCGAGGCCGACGGAGTCCGTTCGGCGGCCGGCGCCGACGTGTCGGCACTGAACATGTTCCTCAGCGACGAACAGCTCGCCCTGCAACCGCTGTTCGGCAGCGAGGAGCGACTGCAGTCGGCGGCGCCGCCCCCGGCCTCGGGCGACGGGACACTGCCCGATCTCGGGCTCTTCTACCGGGTGCGCGGCGTCGAGAGCCGGGCGCAGGAGCTGCGTTCGCGGATCGCGGCACTGCCCGAGATCGCCACCGCCTATGTGAAGCCGGGTGCCGTACCGGCCTCGGTGGGGTCCGTCGGACACAGCACCGACGAGAGCCGGCGGCGCAAGGAAGGCGCCCCTGTCACACCCGACTTCACCAGCCGTCAGGGCTACTTGCGCCCCGCGCCCGAGGGCGTGGACGCGTACTGGGCCTGGCAGCGGCCCGGCGGGTCCGGCCAGGGCGTCACCGTGATCGACGTGGAGGGCGCCTGGCAGCTCGGTCACGAGGACCTGGCCGCGAAACTGGCGGGTGTCGTGGTCGGCACCCCGATCCAGGACCTCGCCTGGCGCAACCACGGTACCGCCGTCATCGGTGTGATCGGCGGCGACCGCAATGAGTACGGGATCACCGGCATCGTGCCGGACACCGTGACCGCGGCCGCGTCCTTCCACGGCATCGGCACCGCTGCCGCGATCCACGCGGCGGCCGACCGGCTGAGCGCCGGGGACATCATCCTGATCGAACTGCACCGCCCGGGACCGCGGTTCGACTTCCAGACGCGCGACGACCAGCGCGGCTACATCGCGCTGGAATGGTGGCCGGACGACTTTGCGGCCATCCGGTACGCCACCGCCAAGGGTGTCCTCGTGGTGGAGGCCGCGGGCAACGGCGGGGAGTCCCTCGACGACGCGGTGTACGAGCGCCGGCCCGACGAGTTCCCCGAGTGGTGGCGCAACCCCTTCAACCCGTCCAACCGGTCCTCCGGCGCGATCGTGGTCGGCGCGGGCGCGCCGCCGCCCGGCACCCACGGCCGCGACCACGGCCCGGACCGCTCGCGGCTGGCGTTCTCCGACTACGGGGCGCGGGTGGACGCGCAGGGCTGGGGCCGTGAGGTCACCACGACCGGCGGCTTCTGGGACAAGCCCGGCGATCTGCAGGGCGGCGCCGAGGAGATCGCCTGGTTCACCGACACGTTCTCCGGGACCTCGTCCGCCTCCCCGGTGGTGGTCGGCGCTCTGGCCGCCTTGCAGGGCATGCTCAGGACGGCGGGCCAGGAGCCGATGTTCCCGGAGCGGGCGCGCGAGGTGCTGCGGGCCACGGGCTCCCCGCAGCAGGACGCACCGGGCCGGCCCGCGTCGCAGCGGATCGGCAACCGGCCCGACATCAAGGCGGCGGTCGCCCATCTGCTGCCGGAGGCGGTCGGCTCGGGCCAGGCCGAGCGGTACTGGGACGAGTTGCTGCCGTATCCGCGTGAACTCCCGCCCAGGCTCCGGCTGTTCGTGGCCGGCGGCTGGCGGAACCTGAACCACCCGTCCGCCGAGATCCGCCAGGCGGTGCACTCCGCCTTCGCGGGCGGACGGCCCGACGTACGTGTCTGGTTCTCGGACGACGAGATCGTCGGCCTGGTCGTCACGGGCTGA
- a CDS encoding SMP-30/gluconolactonase/LRE family protein, translating to MRKGPPTQLSLPNGFQPEGIAIGSAPFAYFGSLANGDIYRASLATGRGTVISEGPGAGHPSVGLKIDRHGRLFISGGAGGDLRTVDVRTGRIEKTYAVGGSFVNDVILTPGAAWFTDSFAAQLYRLALDRHGRPGAVTTVPLGGDWQQGPDFSANGIERTPDGSALLVVNVFADGGSLMRVDPRTGAAAAVDLGGARIPNGDGLLLLGRTLYVVQQQQNAIDVFRLNSAGTRGTAITRITDPRFRIPTTAAAWGDRLYLPNARFDVEPTPDTDYDVVAVRQV from the coding sequence TTGCGGAAGGGCCCGCCGACGCAGTTGTCGCTGCCGAACGGCTTCCAGCCGGAGGGCATAGCCATCGGCTCGGCCCCGTTCGCGTACTTCGGATCGCTGGCCAACGGCGACATCTACCGCGCGAGCCTCGCCACCGGGCGCGGCACCGTCATCAGCGAGGGCCCCGGCGCCGGACACCCCAGCGTGGGCCTGAAGATCGACCGGCACGGCAGGCTGTTCATCAGCGGCGGGGCCGGCGGTGATCTGCGTACCGTCGACGTCCGTACGGGGAGGATCGAGAAGACGTACGCCGTCGGCGGCTCCTTCGTGAACGACGTGATCCTCACGCCGGGCGCCGCCTGGTTCACCGACTCCTTCGCGGCTCAGCTCTACCGGCTCGCGCTCGACCGGCACGGGAGGCCCGGGGCCGTCACGACCGTGCCGCTCGGCGGCGACTGGCAGCAGGGCCCGGACTTCAGCGCCAACGGGATCGAGCGCACACCGGACGGCAGCGCGCTCCTGGTGGTGAACGTCTTCGCCGACGGCGGCTCGCTGATGCGGGTCGACCCGCGCACCGGAGCCGCCGCCGCGGTCGACCTCGGCGGCGCCAGGATCCCCAACGGCGACGGGCTGTTGCTCCTCGGCCGGACCCTCTACGTCGTCCAGCAACAGCAGAACGCGATCGACGTGTTCCGGCTGAACTCCGCCGGCACCAGGGGCACGGCGATCACCCGGATCACCGACCCGCGCTTCCGTATCCCGACGACGGCCGCGGCGTGGGGCGACCGCCTCTACCTGCCGAACGCACGCTTCGATGTCGAGCCGACGCCCGACACGGACTACGACGTGGTGGCGGTGCGTCAGGTGTGA
- a CDS encoding PAC2 family protein, with protein sequence MIELEGVPELVDPVMVAAFEGWNDAGDAASTAVAHLDREWKGEVFAALDAEDYYDFQVNRPTVWLDGGVRKVTWPTTRLSVVRVGGDKPRDLVLVRGIEPSMRWRSFCNELLGFAHELGVELVVILGALLGDTPHTRPVPVSGVTSDSDLARTMDLEETKYEGPTGIVGILQEACTHAGVPAVSLWAAVPHYVSQPPNPKATLALLNRLEDLIDMRIPLGELPEDARAWQLGVDQLAAEDSEVAEYVQTLEEARDTAELPEASGEAIAREFERYLRRRDGSGPASPPGSHATESGDPATYLRDSPSGRTRPPRRQRPEAEVTDGAAADDTDDASGSSDDSSDPTEASGPSDDSDADSSDSGSADSSED encoded by the coding sequence GTGATCGAGCTCGAGGGGGTTCCCGAGCTGGTCGACCCGGTCATGGTGGCCGCGTTCGAGGGCTGGAACGACGCCGGCGACGCCGCCTCGACCGCGGTCGCGCATCTGGACAGGGAGTGGAAGGGCGAGGTGTTCGCGGCGCTCGACGCCGAGGACTACTACGACTTCCAGGTGAACCGCCCGACCGTGTGGCTGGACGGCGGTGTACGCAAGGTCACCTGGCCGACGACAAGGTTGTCAGTGGTCCGGGTCGGCGGTGACAAGCCGCGGGACCTGGTGCTGGTGAGGGGCATCGAGCCGTCGATGCGCTGGCGCTCGTTCTGCAACGAACTGCTCGGTTTCGCGCATGAACTGGGCGTCGAGCTGGTCGTCATCCTGGGCGCCCTGCTGGGCGACACCCCCCACACCCGTCCGGTCCCGGTCAGCGGAGTCACGTCCGACTCGGACCTGGCCCGCACGATGGACCTGGAGGAGACCAAGTACGAGGGCCCCACGGGCATCGTCGGCATCCTCCAGGAGGCGTGCACGCACGCGGGCGTACCGGCGGTGTCGCTGTGGGCAGCCGTGCCGCACTACGTCTCGCAGCCACCGAACCCGAAGGCGACGCTGGCCCTCCTCAACCGCCTGGAGGACCTCATCGACATGCGGATCCCGCTGGGCGAGCTGCCCGAGGACGCGCGGGCCTGGCAGCTGGGCGTGGACCAGCTGGCCGCCGAGGACAGCGAGGTCGCGGAGTACGTACAGACGCTGGAGGAGGCCCGGGACACCGCCGAGCTGCCGGAGGCGTCGGGCGAGGCGATCGCCCGCGAGTTCGAGCGGTATCTGCGCCGCCGGGACGGGAGCGGTCCGGCATCGCCGCCCGGCAGCCATGCCACGGAGAGCGGCGATCCCGCCACGTATCTCCGGGACAGCCCGAGCGGTCGCACCCGGCCGCCGAGGCGGCAGCGGCCGGAGGCCGAGGTGACGGACGGCGCCGCCGCCGACGACACTGACGACGCCTCCGGCTCCTCGGACGACTCGTCGGACCCGACAGAGGCGTCCGGTCCCTCGGACGACTCGGACGCCGACTCCTCGGATTCCGGCTCTGCGGATTCCTCGGAGGACTGA
- a CDS encoding FadR/GntR family transcriptional regulator — translation MAVTDEAIEKIKGMIVSGALSPGDRLPKESELAADLGLSRNSLREAVRALSLIRILDVRQGDGTYVTSLDPQLLLEALSFVVDFHRDDTVLEFLAVRRILEPAATAMAALRISEQQLNALTAQLDALGDAPSVEELVACDLEFHRGIVQSSGNSVLCSLLDGLSGPTTRARIWRGLTQEDAVSRTLHEHRAILSALRDRDAEAARSWATVHIASVEQWLRSTL, via the coding sequence ATGGCAGTCACCGACGAGGCGATCGAAAAGATCAAGGGAATGATCGTCTCCGGCGCGCTGAGCCCCGGCGACCGGCTTCCCAAGGAGAGCGAGCTCGCCGCCGACCTGGGCCTGTCCCGCAACTCCCTGCGCGAGGCGGTACGGGCGCTCTCCCTGATCCGCATCCTGGACGTGCGGCAGGGCGACGGCACGTACGTCACGAGCCTGGACCCGCAACTCCTCCTCGAAGCGCTGAGTTTCGTCGTGGACTTCCACCGCGACGACACGGTCCTGGAGTTCCTCGCGGTACGCCGCATCCTGGAACCGGCCGCGACGGCGATGGCGGCACTGCGGATCAGCGAGCAGCAACTCAATGCGCTCACCGCCCAGTTGGACGCGCTCGGCGACGCGCCCTCGGTGGAGGAACTCGTCGCCTGCGACCTGGAGTTCCACCGGGGCATCGTCCAGTCCTCCGGCAACTCGGTGCTCTGCTCCCTCCTCGACGGCCTGTCCGGTCCCACCACCCGCGCCCGCATCTGGCGCGGCCTGACCCAGGAGGACGCGGTCAGCCGCACCCTCCACGAGCACCGCGCGATCCTCAGCGCGCTGCGCGACCGCGACGCGGAGGCGGCCCGCTCCTGGGCGACCGTGCACATCGCGAGCGTGGAGCAGTGGCTGCGCTCGACGTTGTGA
- a CDS encoding nucleoside phosphorylase: protein MTRDLAPITRIPRTGLPPHAVVVGDPARAAFVAALLDGAEEVSHHREYRVFRGSWKGLPVLVGSHGVGAPGAVLLFQELADAGVHTFLRFGTAGAMRSGIRDGDLVIAEAAVRDDGVTQQLVPPEYPAVAAPEAVLALQRAAREQGAAHHRGIVWTRAAFQPGLIPLTWYDGAGLAAIEMELSGLYVTASLRGLTAGGVLVIDGVNADELVDEAATGGYDPHRDIVATGMERGGVVALEALRLLAEGDAR, encoded by the coding sequence ATGACTCGGGACCTGGCACCCATCACGCGCATCCCCCGCACCGGGCTGCCGCCGCACGCCGTCGTGGTCGGCGACCCGGCGCGCGCCGCCTTCGTGGCCGCGCTGCTCGACGGCGCCGAGGAGGTCTCGCACCACCGCGAATACCGTGTGTTCAGGGGGAGTTGGAAGGGGCTGCCGGTGCTCGTCGGCTCGCACGGGGTCGGTGCGCCGGGTGCGGTCCTGCTCTTCCAGGAGCTGGCGGACGCGGGGGTCCACACCTTCCTGCGGTTCGGCACCGCGGGTGCGATGCGGTCCGGCATCCGGGACGGCGACCTGGTCATAGCGGAGGCGGCCGTACGCGACGACGGGGTGACCCAGCAGCTGGTGCCGCCCGAGTATCCGGCGGTGGCGGCGCCCGAGGCGGTGCTCGCGCTCCAGCGGGCGGCGCGCGAGCAGGGCGCCGCGCACCACCGGGGCATCGTGTGGACGCGGGCCGCCTTCCAGCCGGGGCTGATACCCCTGACCTGGTACGACGGGGCGGGGCTCGCGGCGATCGAGATGGAGCTGTCCGGGCTGTACGTGACGGCTTCGCTGCGCGGGCTGACCGCGGGCGGCGTGCTCGTGATCGACGGCGTGAACGCGGACGAACTCGTCGACGAGGCGGCCACCGGCGGGTACGACCCGCACCGGGACATCGTCGCGACCGGCATGGAGCGCGGCGGCGTGGTCGCGCTCGAAGCCCTGCGGCTGCTCGCGGAGGGGGACGCGAGATGA
- a CDS encoding glycerol-3-phosphate dehydrogenase/oxidase produces MTTLQSVPALGTRPANGSAVFRSNAVSRAETREQLSKAAYDLLVIGGGILGISTAWHAAQSGLRVALVDAGDFAGATSSASSKLLHGGLRYLQTGAVKLVAENHFERRAVSRQVAPHLANPLTFYLPVYKGGPHGAAKLGAGVFAYSALSAFGDGVGHLLSPSKAARDVPELRTDNLKAVAVYGDDQMNDSRMALMTVRAAVESGATVLNHAEVTGLRFTRGRVTGAELKDRLSGDEFGVSARLVLNATGPWVDHLRKMEDEHAAPSIRLSKGAHLVLKRTAPWRAALATPIDKYRITFALPWEDMLLLGTTDEEYEGDPADVAVNEKDISQILDEAAFSIRDQQLSRDLIAYSFAGLRVLPGGPGDTSKAKRETVVTEGRGGMLSVAGGKWTTFRHIGRTVMKQLESLPGRPLGKDFEPISELPKKLPLPGVANPRAVAHRLLVDGSAPGPRMAADTARHLATHYGSLAFDIARLADDHPELSERVHPDAPEIWAQVVYARDNEWAETADDVLRRRTTLTIRGLATDDVRAKVQDLLDNK; encoded by the coding sequence ATGACCACCCTGCAGAGTGTCCCGGCTCTTGGGACGCGTCCGGCCAACGGTTCCGCCGTGTTCCGTTCGAACGCGGTGAGCCGCGCCGAGACCCGGGAGCAGCTGTCCAAGGCGGCATACGACCTCCTGGTGATCGGTGGCGGGATTCTGGGCATCTCCACCGCCTGGCATGCCGCACAGTCGGGCCTGCGGGTGGCCCTGGTCGACGCCGGCGACTTCGCCGGCGCGACCTCCTCCGCCTCCTCCAAGCTGCTCCACGGCGGTCTGCGCTATCTGCAGACCGGCGCGGTGAAGCTGGTGGCGGAGAACCACTTCGAGCGCCGTGCGGTCTCCCGTCAGGTGGCCCCCCACCTGGCGAATCCGCTCACGTTCTACCTCCCCGTGTACAAGGGCGGGCCGCACGGCGCGGCGAAGCTCGGGGCGGGCGTCTTCGCCTACTCCGCACTGTCGGCGTTCGGCGACGGAGTGGGGCATCTGCTGAGCCCGTCGAAGGCGGCGCGGGACGTGCCCGAACTGCGTACGGACAACCTCAAGGCCGTGGCCGTGTACGGCGACGACCAGATGAACGACTCCCGGATGGCGCTGATGACGGTCCGCGCGGCCGTCGAGTCCGGTGCCACCGTGCTCAACCACGCCGAGGTAACGGGCCTGCGCTTCACCCGGGGCCGGGTGACCGGCGCGGAGCTCAAGGACCGGCTCTCCGGTGACGAGTTCGGCGTGTCGGCGCGCCTCGTGCTGAACGCGACCGGGCCGTGGGTCGACCACCTGCGGAAGATGGAGGACGAGCACGCGGCTCCGTCCATCCGGCTGTCGAAGGGCGCGCACCTGGTCCTCAAGCGCACCGCCCCCTGGCGGGCCGCGCTGGCCACGCCGATCGACAAGTACCGCATCACCTTCGCCCTCCCCTGGGAGGACATGCTGCTGCTCGGCACGACCGACGAGGAGTACGAGGGCGACCCGGCGGACGTCGCGGTCAACGAGAAGGACATATCCCAGATACTGGACGAGGCCGCGTTCTCCATCCGCGACCAGCAGCTCTCGCGCGATCTGATCGCGTACTCCTTCGCCGGGCTGCGGGTGCTGCCCGGCGGTCCGGGCGACACGTCGAAGGCCAAGCGGGAGACGGTCGTCACCGAGGGCCGGGGCGGCATGCTGTCCGTCGCGGGCGGCAAGTGGACGACCTTCCGGCACATCGGCCGTACGGTCATGAAGCAGTTGGAGTCGCTGCCGGGCCGTCCGCTGGGCAAGGACTTCGAGCCGATCTCCGAGCTGCCGAAGAAGCTGCCGCTGCCGGGGGTCGCCAACCCGCGCGCGGTCGCGCACCGGCTCCTGGTCGACGGTTCGGCGCCCGGTCCGCGGATGGCCGCCGACACCGCCAGGCACCTGGCCACGCACTACGGTTCGCTGGCCTTCGACATCGCGCGCCTCGCGGACGACCACCCGGAGCTGAGCGAGCGCGTCCACCCGGACGCTCCCGAGATCTGGGCGCAGGTCGTGTACGCCCGTGACAACGAGTGGGCCGAGACCGCGGACGACGTACTGCGCCGCCGTACGACGCTGACGATCCGCGGGCTCGCGACGGACGACGTGCGGGCCAAGGTGCAGGACCTGCTCGACAACAAGTAG
- the glpK gene encoding glycerol kinase GlpK — MTDAQTAATHSHGTGPFIAAIDQGTTSSRCIVFDRDGRIVSVDQKEHEQIFPKPGWVEHNATEIWTNVQEVVASAIEKAGITRDDIKAIGITNQRETTLLWDKNTGEPVHNALVWQDTRTDALCKELGRNVGQDRFRRETGLPLASYFAGPKARWLLDNVEGLRERAEAGDILFGTMDSWVIWNLTGGVNGGHHVTDVTNASRTMLMNLHTMQWDPKIAESIGVPLAMLPEIRSSAEVYGEITGGRLGDLLGGIPVASALGDQQAALFGQTCFSEGEAKSTYGTGTFMLMNTGDKLINSYSGLLTTVGYQIGDQKPVYALEGSIAVTGSLVQWMRDQMGLIKSAAEIETLALSVEDNGGAYFVPAFSGLFAPYWRPDARGVIAGLTRYVTKAHIARAVLEATAWQTREISDAMTKDSGVELTALKVDGGMTSNNLLMQTLADVLDAPVVRPMVAETTCLGAAYAAGLAVGFWTNTEDLRANWRRAAEWTPNMAAETRDREYKSWLKAVERTMGWLEDDAD, encoded by the coding sequence GTGACCGACGCGCAGACCGCCGCCACGCATTCCCACGGCACCGGCCCGTTCATCGCCGCCATCGACCAGGGCACCACCTCCAGCCGCTGCATCGTCTTCGACCGCGACGGACGCATCGTCTCCGTGGACCAGAAGGAGCACGAGCAGATCTTCCCGAAGCCGGGCTGGGTCGAGCACAACGCCACCGAGATCTGGACCAACGTCCAGGAAGTCGTCGCCAGTGCCATCGAGAAGGCCGGCATCACCCGCGACGACATCAAGGCCATCGGCATCACCAACCAGCGCGAGACGACGCTGCTGTGGGACAAGAACACCGGTGAGCCCGTCCACAACGCCCTCGTCTGGCAGGACACCCGCACCGACGCGCTCTGCAAGGAACTGGGCCGCAACGTGGGCCAGGACCGCTTCCGCCGTGAGACGGGCCTTCCCCTCGCCTCGTACTTCGCCGGTCCGAAGGCCCGCTGGCTGCTCGACAACGTCGAGGGCCTGCGCGAGCGCGCCGAGGCCGGCGACATCCTCTTCGGCACCATGGACTCCTGGGTCATCTGGAACCTGACGGGCGGTGTGAACGGCGGCCATCACGTCACCGACGTCACCAATGCCTCCCGCACGATGCTGATGAACCTGCACACCATGCAGTGGGACCCGAAGATCGCCGAGTCCATCGGTGTCCCGCTGGCGATGCTGCCCGAGATCCGCTCCTCCGCCGAGGTGTACGGCGAGATCACCGGTGGCAGGCTGGGCGATCTGCTCGGCGGCATCCCGGTCGCCTCCGCGCTCGGCGACCAGCAGGCGGCCCTGTTCGGCCAGACCTGTTTCTCCGAGGGCGAGGCCAAGTCCACGTACGGCACCGGCACGTTCATGCTGATGAACACCGGTGACAAGCTCATCAACTCGTACAGCGGGCTGCTGACCACCGTCGGGTACCAGATCGGCGACCAGAAGCCGGTCTACGCCCTTGAGGGGTCCATCGCCGTCACCGGCTCGCTCGTCCAGTGGATGCGCGACCAGATGGGTCTGATCAAGTCCGCCGCCGAGATCGAGACGCTCGCGCTGTCGGTCGAGGACAACGGCGGCGCGTACTTCGTGCCGGCCTTCTCCGGTCTGTTCGCCCCCTACTGGCGTCCCGACGCCCGCGGTGTGATCGCCGGTCTGACCCGGTACGTCACCAAGGCGCACATCGCGCGCGCCGTCCTGGAGGCCACGGCCTGGCAGACCCGTGAGATCAGCGACGCCATGACGAAGGACTCCGGCGTCGAGCTCACGGCTCTCAAGGTCGACGGCGGCATGACCTCCAACAACCTGCTGATGCAGACCCTGGCCGACGTCCTGGACGCCCCCGTGGTGCGCCCGATGGTCGCCGAGACCACCTGCCTCGGCGCCGCCTATGCCGCCGGTCTCGCCGTCGGCTTCTGGACCAACACCGAGGACCTGCGCGCCAACTGGCGCAGGGCCGCCGAGTGGACCCCGAACATGGCCGCGGAGACCCGCGACCGTGAGTACAAGAGCTGGCTCAAGGCCGTCGAGCGGACCATGGGCTGGCTCGAAGACGACGCTGACTAG
- a CDS encoding MIP/aquaporin family protein, protein MSSSDIFIGETIGTAILILLGGGVCAAVTLKASKARNAGWLAITFGWGFAVLTAVYTSAPLSGAHLNPAVTLAIAIKDDAWSNVLTYWSGQMFGAMIGAALVWVAYYGQFHAHLTDREIVGGPGAQDIKSVEAREAKAGPVLGIFSTGPEVRVVWQNLATEIIGTIVLVLAVLTQGLNDSGKGLGTLGALVTALVVVSIGLSLGGPTGYAINPARDLGPRIVHALLPLPNKGGSDWSYAWIPVVGPLIGGAIAAGLYNVAFA, encoded by the coding sequence GTGTCCAGCTCCGACATCTTCATCGGCGAGACCATCGGTACCGCCATACTCATCCTGCTCGGCGGCGGTGTCTGCGCCGCCGTCACGCTGAAGGCCTCCAAGGCACGCAACGCCGGATGGCTCGCCATCACCTTCGGGTGGGGTTTCGCGGTACTGACCGCCGTGTACACCTCGGCGCCTCTCTCCGGTGCCCATCTGAACCCGGCCGTGACCCTCGCGATCGCCATCAAGGACGACGCCTGGAGCAATGTCCTGACCTACTGGTCGGGCCAGATGTTCGGCGCCATGATCGGTGCGGCGCTGGTGTGGGTCGCCTACTACGGCCAGTTCCACGCGCACCTCACCGACCGCGAGATCGTGGGCGGTCCGGGTGCGCAGGACATCAAGTCCGTGGAGGCGCGGGAGGCCAAGGCGGGCCCGGTGCTCGGCATCTTCTCCACCGGTCCGGAGGTCCGGGTCGTGTGGCAGAACCTCGCCACGGAGATCATCGGCACGATCGTGCTGGTGCTCGCGGTGCTCACGCAGGGTCTGAACGACAGCGGCAAGGGTCTCGGCACGCTGGGCGCGCTGGTCACCGCCCTGGTCGTCGTCAGTATCGGTCTCTCGCTCGGTGGCCCGACGGGGTACGCCATCAACCCGGCCCGTGACCTCGGCCCGCGTATCGTGCACGCGCTGCTGCCCCTGCCCAACAAGGGCGGTTCCGACTGGAGCTATGCCTGGATCCCGGTCGTCGGTCCGCTCATCGGCGGAGCGATCGCCGCAGGCCTCTACAACGTCGCTTTTGCTTAG